TGTGGCAGGGCGTGACGACCACCTTCGCGCCGGTGCGCCGGATCTGCTCCGCCTTAAGCCGGCCCGCGGCCACGCGCCGGGCCGCGTACTCGGAGGCCGCCAGCATCCCCCCGCCCCCGCCGCAGCAGTAGTTGTGCTCGCGGTTCGGCGTCATCTCCACGAAATCCGAGACCGCGCGCGCCAGGACGCGGCGCTGCGGCTCGATCACGCCGCCGCTCCGCACCAGGTTGCAGGGATCGTGGAGCGTCACGCGGTCCGGGTTGCGCGACGCATCGAGCGCGATGCGCCCCTCGGCCACGTAGCGGTCCACCAGCTCGACGAAGCTCACGATCTCGAACGGGAAGGTGCGCCGCAGGTACTCGGGCGCCTCCCAGCGGAGGCTGCGGTACCCGTGACCGCATTCGGCGACCACCAGCGTCTCGACGCCGAGCGCCTCGGCGCGCTCCAGAAGGCGGCGGCTGATCGCGCCCGCCGATCCGCGGTCGCAGGCGAAGTACGCGTAGTTGGTGATGTCGAAGTCGCTGCTGGTGAGCGTCCAGCTCTCGCCCGCGGCGTGGAGGATGAGGCCGGCCGCCGAGATCGAGAGGGGGAAGAACTTGATCTCGCGTGGGTTCAGGGCATACAGCACCCGCTTGCCGGGCGCGTCGAGCGGCAGGGTGACGGTGGGATCGCCGGTCGTCTGGCGCAGGTCGTCCTCGAGCCAGGCGATCGTCTCCCGCACCTCGTCGGCGGGGATGCGCATGCTGTTCCCCGTCTCGAGCGCGGCGGCGACGTTGGCCTGGATGCCGGCCGGCACCCGGCCCGCGGCGACCAGCATCGCGCGGGCGAGCCCGATCACGTTGGCCGGGTCGAGCCCGACGGCGCAGTGGAGCGCGCAGCGGCCGCACATGGTGCAGCGGCCGAAGGCCGCGTCCTTGAGGTCGTCGAGGGCCGCGTCGTCCAACTCACGCGCGCCGGTGAGCCACGGGAACACGCGGCCTGACCATGTATGGTAGCGGCGGTAGAGCCGGGCGACCCGCTGCACCTTGGCCGCCGGCGTGGAGGCCGGGTCGCGGTCGGCCAGGTACACGTGGCAGGTGTCGGCGCACAGGTTGCAGCGCACGCAGGACTCGAGGAACGCCGCGGTGCGGGCGTCGAGGCCCGTGCGCAGCAGGTCGAGGGCCGGCGCGGTCATCGGCGCGCCTGCGGGCGCTTCGCCCGCGGCTGTCACCGGCGCGCGCTCCCGCAGCCGGCCGCGGCGGGCGTCATCCGCGCACGCCGCGCCGCCCGTAGAACCGGCCCCACAGTGCGCGGCTGGTGACGAGGAACAGCATGTGCCGCAGCTTGCCGAGCGGCGCGTAGAGCAGCAGCGCCGCGCCGGCGAGCTGGAACGGCACGACCGCGCCCGGG
This genomic interval from Gemmatimonadales bacterium contains the following:
- a CDS encoding (Fe-S)-binding protein codes for the protein MTAPALDLLRTGLDARTAAFLESCVRCNLCADTCHVYLADRDPASTPAAKVQRVARLYRRYHTWSGRVFPWLTGARELDDAALDDLKDAAFGRCTMCGRCALHCAVGLDPANVIGLARAMLVAAGRVPAGIQANVAAALETGNSMRIPADEVRETIAWLEDDLRQTTGDPTVTLPLDAPGKRVLYALNPREIKFFPLSISAAGLILHAAGESWTLTSSDFDITNYAYFACDRGSAGAISRRLLERAEALGVETLVVAECGHGYRSLRWEAPEYLRRTFPFEIVSFVELVDRYVAEGRIALDASRNPDRVTLHDPCNLVRSGGVIEPQRRVLARAVSDFVEMTPNREHNYCCGGGGGMLAASEYAARRVAAGRLKAEQIRRTGAKVVVTPCH